The Caulifigura coniformis genome includes a region encoding these proteins:
- the tilS gene encoding tRNA lysidine(34) synthetase TilS: protein MRHALETHAVRDQPIVIAVSGGADSVALLRILSELQDPLALRPIVAHFDHRLRDDSAEDGRWVNSLASGLGAECILGVAQTTAPSTGVEAWARRERYAFLQTCASRKNVRWIAVAHSADDQAETVLHHLIRGTGLRGLAGMPTVRTLSSTARLIRPGLGVSRAAFREYLLGLGQSFREDPSNTDGRYTRNAIRNEAIPFLRDRFGRDPSRSLVKLSVQAHEAASVLQRLARRALKRAVLEQTPDRVHIASQAFYGVPDAVVQEAGVLLWRRQKWPRREMSQGAWKRAARFLRGTTQAEQWPGGVRGVKRGGLVVLERS from the coding sequence GTGCGCCACGCGCTCGAGACACATGCCGTTCGTGACCAGCCGATTGTGATTGCCGTTTCTGGCGGCGCGGATAGCGTTGCGCTGCTCCGGATTCTCTCGGAGCTTCAAGATCCGCTGGCGCTGAGGCCGATCGTCGCCCACTTCGACCATCGGCTTCGTGACGACTCGGCCGAGGATGGACGATGGGTGAATTCCCTGGCGAGCGGGCTGGGGGCCGAGTGCATTCTCGGCGTCGCTCAAACGACCGCACCGTCAACTGGTGTGGAAGCATGGGCTCGCCGCGAACGATACGCCTTCCTGCAAACCTGCGCTTCCCGGAAGAACGTGCGTTGGATTGCCGTTGCGCATTCGGCTGATGACCAGGCGGAAACGGTCCTGCATCACCTGATCCGCGGGACGGGGCTTCGAGGCCTCGCGGGCATGCCGACGGTGCGAACGCTTTCCTCCACGGCGCGACTCATTCGGCCGGGCCTCGGGGTCTCCCGCGCAGCATTCCGGGAGTACCTGCTCGGGCTCGGGCAGTCATTCCGCGAAGATCCTTCCAACACCGACGGCCGCTACACACGCAACGCGATTCGCAATGAGGCGATTCCGTTCCTTCGCGATCGATTCGGCCGCGACCCGTCCCGTTCACTGGTCAAGCTCTCGGTCCAGGCACACGAGGCCGCTTCCGTCCTTCAGCGGCTCGCCCGGCGGGCTTTAAAGAGGGCAGTTCTTGAACAGACGCCAGATCGGGTGCACATCGCGTCGCAGGCGTTTTACGGTGTGCCGGACGCCGTCGTGCAGGAAGCGGGTGTCTTGTTGTGGCGTCGACAGAAATGGCCGCGGCGGGAAATGTCGCAGGGCGCCTGGAAACGGGCCGCCCGATTCCTGCGCGGAACGACTCAGGCCGAGCAATGGCCTGGCGGTGTCCGCGGGGTCAAGCGTGGGGGCCTCGTCGTCCTCGAACGCTCATGA
- a CDS encoding YHS domain-containing protein, with protein MNFALKPIRQIPGASLTALVLLMGLAMAEEKPPVDMADQQKAALAEFNSLIGKWRGVGQPRRGSTQGAWQEQAEWVWDFTNGTAIRVDISKGKLARTLRITFDPSTKEYVGALTTAEGESETYRGKFQNAGVLTLLKPAGSNDEVKQITVTRLNEKRTLVLFEKRTAAQASFSRIAEVGYTREGARLATSSSSGPECIVTGGEGTMEVKYKGETYYVCCSGCKQAFEDNPEKIIAEAAERRKREREKAK; from the coding sequence ATGAATTTCGCCTTGAAGCCGATTCGACAGATTCCGGGCGCGTCACTGACGGCTCTCGTCCTTCTGATGGGCCTGGCGATGGCCGAAGAAAAGCCGCCGGTGGACATGGCGGATCAACAGAAGGCCGCACTTGCGGAGTTCAATTCTCTGATTGGGAAATGGCGTGGCGTCGGTCAGCCCCGCCGGGGGTCGACCCAGGGGGCCTGGCAGGAACAGGCCGAATGGGTATGGGACTTCACCAACGGCACAGCCATTCGCGTGGACATTTCCAAAGGCAAGCTGGCCCGGACGCTGCGGATCACATTCGACCCATCCACGAAAGAGTACGTCGGCGCATTGACGACGGCCGAAGGGGAAAGCGAAACCTATCGGGGCAAATTCCAGAATGCCGGAGTGCTGACGCTCCTCAAGCCGGCCGGATCCAACGACGAAGTGAAGCAGATCACGGTCACCCGCTTGAATGAAAAGCGAACGCTTGTGCTGTTCGAGAAGCGGACGGCGGCGCAGGCGAGCTTCAGCCGCATTGCGGAAGTTGGCTACACCCGGGAAGGGGCGCGACTGGCAACATCCTCCTCCAGCGGTCCGGAATGCATCGTGACGGGCGGCGAAGGAACCATGGAAGTGAAGTACAAGGGAGAGACTTACTACGTCTGCTGCTCGGGATGCAAACAGGCATTTGAAGACAACCCGGAAAAGATCATCGCGGAAGCGGCCGAACGGCGGAAACGCGAGCGGGAAAAGGCGAAGTAA
- a CDS encoding sugar phosphate isomerase/epimerase family protein: MSKKIRSAVTVSLVPEAKGGPFVFWDDLPSAIEEAAQLGFDGLEVFAPGPDAFPAPTLGELLKSRGLALAAVGTGAGWVKHRLLLTDPDAGQRRRAIDFVREMIEFGAAAGAIAGAPAPAIIGSMQGRWSGDTSKDGALGWLREALDELGGHAASHGSILLIEPLNRFETNLLNTLADGSALLRSLSTENVKLLADLFHMNIEEIDPASALVAAGDDIGHLHFVDSNRRPAGCGHIDYVPIAAALSKLNYRGFASAEALPWPNSKTAAERTIEVFRRVFGSSG, translated from the coding sequence GTGAGCAAGAAGATTCGATCAGCGGTGACCGTGAGCCTCGTTCCAGAGGCGAAGGGGGGGCCCTTCGTGTTCTGGGACGATCTCCCGAGCGCGATCGAGGAAGCGGCCCAGCTCGGTTTCGACGGTCTGGAAGTCTTTGCTCCGGGACCGGACGCGTTCCCTGCACCAACGCTTGGGGAGTTGCTGAAATCCCGGGGCCTGGCGCTCGCCGCCGTCGGAACTGGGGCTGGCTGGGTCAAGCATCGGCTGTTGCTGACGGATCCCGACGCCGGACAGCGACGGCGGGCCATCGACTTTGTGCGGGAGATGATCGAGTTTGGCGCAGCAGCGGGCGCGATTGCCGGCGCGCCGGCCCCCGCGATCATCGGATCAATGCAGGGGCGGTGGAGCGGAGACACATCGAAGGACGGTGCCCTGGGCTGGTTGCGAGAGGCTCTCGACGAACTGGGCGGACACGCCGCATCGCACGGATCAATCCTGTTGATTGAACCATTGAACCGATTCGAGACCAACCTGCTGAACACGCTGGCGGACGGCTCAGCCCTGCTCCGATCGCTCTCCACGGAGAACGTGAAGCTGCTGGCCGACCTGTTTCACATGAACATCGAGGAAATTGATCCGGCCTCGGCCCTCGTTGCCGCTGGCGACGACATCGGACACCTGCACTTTGTCGACTCGAATCGGCGACCGGCCGGTTGTGGTCATATCGACTACGTCCCGATCGCCGCGGCATTGTCGAAGCTAAACTATCGTGGATTCGCATCGGCCGAGGCACTTCCGTGGCCGAATTCCAAGACCGCGGCGGAGAGGACGATCGAAGTCTTTCGACGGGTCTTCGGATCGTCAGGCTGA
- a CDS encoding vWA domain-containing protein: MGAFTLTNGALLGGVAILVAPVIAHLLQRRARKPIVFPSIAFLQATAAQQSRLHKLRRLFLMLLRVLALACIVLAFTRPVWWTISVSGGERRSATAVVFVIDRSLSTSRQAAGASLFDRLKSEALDALDDLQQGIDVAGVVWADAQSIAVFPRLSKNIPALHSEVSHAVAGQARADFPAAIHLAMRLLESHSGPKRLVILTDRQASNWKSFGAGDSSELPRPAGIDLVVPAIEVSAGANVGLSAPSMRPERPRPEAPVEMTALIQNHSEATRIVGVRAEWEGTGAPQAISSATISIGAGESTAASMNGAAPLAGIAAVRWNLKEADALAGDDALWLTASAGPGVPLVIASDDSPDDPGTAAYYLMRALAPFDEESDSNSSFATRHVAASRLTAWDLADARVLFLGYSGVLKQEAAAVIVQFVRQGGSLLIFAGDGPADRNLQLLDDAAKGTLTPWRLLSRREAPRRTPFTIDRGRWTTRWLREFDEPSQLALREIAFRRVWQAGAPATDAETLLTFADKEPAAGLRHCGMGQCLVLNFSPESTTGDLGKTGTFVALVQMLTSQLTQTDNVRSTFLVGERLAFQVAEPIAGTLAVLAPDGKSSAVSSSAGAKEFQAGRAMTVGIHRLMAEGTEVAAVAVNVDPRESNLEPLSVDEIRTLLSGSDAVRTSEGSQLVSAESDRLDGGRPLWGGFLLTGLGALSLELLLLGLWRR, encoded by the coding sequence ATGGGCGCGTTCACACTGACCAACGGCGCGCTGCTTGGAGGCGTTGCCATCCTCGTCGCGCCGGTGATTGCCCACCTGCTGCAGCGCCGTGCGCGGAAACCGATTGTCTTTCCCTCAATTGCGTTTCTGCAGGCGACGGCCGCACAGCAGTCGCGGCTCCACAAGCTCCGCCGGCTGTTCCTGATGCTCCTGCGAGTTCTGGCCCTCGCCTGCATCGTTCTCGCTTTCACGCGACCTGTCTGGTGGACGATCTCCGTCAGTGGGGGGGAACGGAGATCCGCCACGGCCGTCGTTTTTGTCATCGACCGCAGCCTCTCGACCTCCCGGCAGGCCGCAGGGGCGTCTCTGTTCGACCGCCTCAAGTCCGAAGCGCTCGATGCACTCGACGATCTTCAGCAAGGCATCGACGTTGCCGGCGTCGTCTGGGCCGATGCACAGTCGATCGCCGTTTTTCCGCGACTGTCGAAAAACATTCCCGCACTCCATTCGGAGGTGTCTCACGCTGTCGCCGGCCAGGCTCGGGCCGACTTTCCTGCCGCAATTCATCTTGCGATGCGACTTCTGGAGTCTCATTCCGGGCCGAAACGGCTCGTTATTCTCACCGACCGTCAGGCATCGAACTGGAAGTCGTTCGGAGCCGGAGACTCCTCCGAACTGCCTCGTCCCGCAGGTATCGATTTGGTTGTCCCGGCCATCGAAGTCTCCGCGGGGGCAAACGTTGGATTGTCCGCACCCTCCATGCGGCCTGAGCGACCTCGCCCGGAGGCACCTGTCGAGATGACCGCACTGATTCAGAATCATTCGGAGGCGACCCGAATCGTCGGCGTCCGGGCCGAATGGGAAGGGACCGGCGCGCCACAGGCGATCTCGTCCGCGACCATTTCGATCGGGGCCGGGGAGTCGACCGCGGCTTCGATGAACGGGGCAGCGCCTCTCGCTGGAATTGCGGCCGTGCGCTGGAACCTGAAAGAGGCGGATGCACTTGCCGGGGACGATGCCCTTTGGCTGACGGCCTCGGCCGGGCCCGGAGTGCCGCTGGTGATCGCGAGCGACGATTCCCCCGACGATCCGGGAACCGCTGCGTACTACCTCATGCGCGCACTCGCGCCGTTTGATGAAGAGTCGGATAGCAATTCCTCTTTTGCCACTCGTCACGTCGCGGCCAGTCGCCTCACTGCGTGGGATCTTGCGGATGCCCGCGTCCTGTTTCTCGGTTACTCCGGCGTCCTGAAGCAGGAGGCCGCCGCCGTGATTGTGCAGTTTGTCCGCCAGGGCGGATCGCTTCTGATCTTCGCCGGAGATGGCCCGGCCGATCGAAATCTGCAGCTTCTGGATGATGCCGCCAAAGGGACGCTGACCCCCTGGCGACTTCTCTCGCGGAGGGAGGCGCCGCGCCGAACTCCTTTCACTATCGACCGCGGACGCTGGACAACGCGCTGGCTCCGCGAGTTCGACGAACCATCACAACTCGCCCTCCGCGAGATCGCGTTTCGAAGAGTCTGGCAGGCGGGCGCACCGGCGACGGACGCCGAGACACTGCTGACCTTTGCTGACAAAGAGCCAGCGGCCGGCCTGCGTCATTGTGGGATGGGGCAATGTCTGGTCCTGAACTTCAGTCCGGAATCGACAACAGGCGACCTCGGAAAGACCGGGACGTTCGTCGCCCTGGTCCAGATGCTGACGTCGCAGCTCACGCAGACGGACAATGTGCGTTCGACGTTTCTCGTCGGCGAGCGGTTGGCGTTCCAGGTCGCCGAGCCCATCGCGGGAACGCTTGCCGTCCTCGCGCCTGACGGGAAGTCCTCGGCCGTTTCGAGTTCGGCCGGAGCGAAGGAGTTTCAGGCCGGCAGAGCGATGACCGTCGGTATCCATCGATTGATGGCTGAAGGAACAGAGGTCGCGGCCGTCGCCGTCAACGTCGATCCCCGGGAGTCGAATCTGGAGCCGCTGTCGGTCGACGAGATCCGGACCCTGCTCAGCGGATCAGACGCGGTCCGGACGTCGGAAGGCTCGCAACTCGTTTCTGCAGAAAGCGACCGACTCGACGGCGGCCGGCCGTTGTGGGGCGGTTTCCTGCTCACCGGTCTCGGTGCGTTGTCTCTCGAGCTACTTCTGCTGGGCTTATGGCGCCGATGA
- a CDS encoding vWA domain-containing protein produces the protein MSLLPVLWRPWMPVLTIAGIAVVLGALAIYACGRSWRRVGARSLVVLAMRLAGVVALAVLLLGPSRERPVATSGERPKLTVLLDTSQSMTTADCGQQSRISHAVATVFDPQRLEILNRDCDVELEGFDTTVRPLKIGDVASRPDAFALGRETRLAEAVSTVVGRSQGDGHAILVLSDGRDTSGEPIQRAGSLAADRKIPIFTMPLGGPSSAPDAALMAMAMQDSLLPDETGNILVRIYQSGLTGRTGRVKLKLGEHVETFSVPFQQHDFAEIKIPIRQKTAGQYEYLVSLDPVGDEAELANNAQPVFVEVMNRRLRVLVIEGEPYWDTRFICQTLRKDEQIELVQLTQIGERKRETIVARAGAEISRLPLNAEEWSRYDVVMAGRGLERVLDDRTARGLAAYVEAGGQLVLARSRPYDATTDEGRAISRHLAPVEPVRWGDEWLPAARIQLAPSGRTGSWISVEKTRLDPDDAFRRLPPLEEIQRVASMPPASIVLAETLPADGGEPQPAIVRMQVGRGATVAILGEGSWKWSLLTPNNHDLRGFYDIFWSNLVRWLAFGGDFPPGQQASLQLSRRSVRLGDDLTIDVAYRFAPDGAAAPSLELTSPGGETRPLVAKRLPGPLPRYRATLQTDAAGVHHVTASTPGLTPAEMTARFNVYDVNRERLNASADPLTLKMLSDLSGGAVTEPESFEELGNQLASHRRSMETPPQIEFIWDQAFVMWTLLGWMAAEWLIRRLLGLW, from the coding sequence ATGAGCCTTCTCCCCGTCCTTTGGCGCCCGTGGATGCCGGTCCTCACGATCGCCGGCATCGCCGTTGTCCTGGGGGCGCTGGCGATCTACGCCTGTGGACGCAGTTGGCGCCGTGTCGGCGCCAGGTCTCTAGTGGTCCTCGCGATGCGGCTGGCTGGCGTCGTCGCACTGGCCGTGCTGCTTCTCGGGCCCAGCCGCGAACGGCCTGTCGCCACGAGCGGCGAACGTCCGAAATTGACCGTCCTGCTGGATACGTCGCAGTCGATGACTACGGCCGACTGTGGTCAGCAGTCTCGCATTTCCCACGCGGTCGCCACGGTGTTTGATCCGCAGCGTCTCGAGATTCTGAACCGGGATTGTGACGTCGAACTCGAGGGTTTCGACACAACCGTTCGACCGCTGAAAATCGGCGATGTCGCCAGTCGGCCGGATGCATTCGCACTGGGCCGCGAAACGCGTCTCGCAGAGGCCGTTTCCACGGTTGTCGGCCGTTCGCAGGGCGACGGACACGCGATCCTGGTCCTGAGTGATGGCCGCGATACGTCCGGTGAACCGATCCAGCGCGCGGGGTCGCTCGCCGCCGATCGCAAGATCCCGATTTTCACGATGCCCCTCGGCGGGCCGTCCTCCGCGCCCGATGCGGCCCTCATGGCGATGGCCATGCAGGATTCGCTGCTCCCGGATGAAACCGGAAATATCCTCGTCAGGATCTACCAGTCGGGGCTGACTGGCCGGACCGGCCGCGTGAAGCTCAAGCTCGGAGAACACGTTGAGACTTTCTCCGTTCCATTCCAGCAGCACGATTTTGCCGAGATCAAGATTCCCATCCGGCAGAAGACGGCCGGGCAGTACGAGTACCTTGTCTCGCTCGATCCCGTCGGTGACGAGGCCGAACTCGCCAACAACGCGCAGCCCGTGTTCGTGGAGGTGATGAATCGCCGGCTGCGGGTGCTCGTGATTGAAGGCGAGCCCTATTGGGATACTCGGTTCATCTGCCAGACGCTCCGTAAGGACGAGCAGATTGAACTCGTCCAACTGACCCAGATTGGCGAACGCAAACGCGAAACGATCGTGGCCCGCGCCGGCGCGGAGATCTCCCGGTTGCCGTTGAACGCCGAGGAATGGAGTCGCTACGACGTCGTCATGGCAGGCCGGGGGCTCGAGCGTGTGCTCGACGACCGGACCGCGCGGGGGCTGGCCGCGTATGTCGAGGCTGGCGGACAACTGGTCCTCGCCCGTTCCCGACCGTACGACGCCACCACTGATGAAGGTCGTGCGATCAGCCGTCACCTGGCGCCGGTCGAACCGGTTCGTTGGGGAGACGAGTGGCTTCCCGCCGCCCGGATTCAGCTCGCTCCCTCCGGGCGCACGGGGTCGTGGATTTCCGTCGAGAAGACACGGCTCGATCCCGATGACGCCTTTCGCAGGCTTCCGCCGCTTGAGGAAATTCAGCGTGTCGCCTCGATGCCGCCCGCGTCGATCGTGCTGGCCGAAACGTTGCCGGCCGACGGCGGTGAGCCTCAGCCTGCGATTGTGCGGATGCAGGTTGGACGGGGAGCCACTGTTGCGATCCTCGGGGAAGGCAGCTGGAAGTGGAGTCTCCTGACTCCAAACAACCACGACCTGCGCGGCTTCTATGACATCTTCTGGTCCAACCTCGTTCGCTGGCTCGCCTTTGGCGGCGATTTTCCACCTGGGCAGCAGGCGTCCCTGCAACTGAGTCGCCGGAGCGTCCGGCTAGGCGACGATCTGACGATCGACGTGGCCTACCGCTTCGCCCCCGACGGCGCGGCGGCCCCGAGCCTGGAACTCACTTCACCTGGTGGCGAAACACGTCCGCTTGTCGCGAAGCGGCTTCCGGGACCTCTCCCTCGCTATCGGGCGACGCTTCAGACGGACGCCGCAGGCGTCCACCATGTCACGGCCTCCACGCCCGGTCTGACTCCTGCGGAGATGACCGCGCGGTTCAATGTCTATGACGTCAACCGGGAACGCCTGAACGCGTCCGCCGATCCGCTCACGCTCAAGATGCTCTCGGATCTTTCCGGTGGAGCGGTAACGGAGCCGGAGTCGTTCGAGGAACTGGGCAATCAGCTGGCCAGCCACCGACGGTCGATGGAGACGCCGCCTCAGATCGAGTTCATCTGGGACCAGGCGTTCGTCATGTGGACGCTGCTCGGCTGGATGGCGGCCGAATGGCTGATCCGGCGCCTGCTGGGCCTGTGGTGA
- a CDS encoding YjhG/YagF family D-xylonate dehydratase, which translates to MSLDRLLGLESPSLAEVATRGDGPAGELPLSPELLLDSPSGDLFGMTQNAGMGWDPSQLLRDQYLILSTMGGIRAEDGRPIALGYHTGHWEVGLLMQAAAAELTCLEKIPFAAYCSDPCDGRSQGTTAMMDSLPYRNDAAIVMKRLIRSLPLRKGVIGVATCDKGLPATMLALAAMKNLPSVIIPGGVTLPPTVGEDAGKVQAIGARYAHGEIDLHYAAEMGCKACGSAGGGCQFLGTAATSQVVAEALGMSLPHSALAPSGQPIWIDLAKQSARAVVDLEQRGLTMAHILTDAALHNAMVLHAAVGGSTNLLLHIPAIAFEAGLRRPTVDDWSQINRRVPRIVDVLPNGPVGHPTVRLFLAGGVPEVMLHMRALGLLKLEALTATGQCLGDVLEWWEKSDRRQLFRERLRSQDNVDPDDVIYPPEKARARGLTSTVTFPTGNLAPEGSVIKSTAIDPTVVDADGVYRKLGPARVFTTERDAVAAIKGRRGTAIKPGDVIVLICRGPLGSGMEETYQITSALKFLPFGKHVAVITDARFSGVSTGACIGHVGPEALAGGPIGKLRDGDLIEIEINRNSLHGTINFVGAPEARVTHEQGAEILAGRDPAVTLHADPELPPETKLWALLTQLSGGTWGGCVYDTDAVAGALQMSAVRTAPPA; encoded by the coding sequence ATGTCGCTCGACCGTCTGCTGGGCCTCGAATCTCCCTCCCTCGCCGAGGTCGCCACGCGTGGCGACGGCCCCGCCGGGGAACTTCCGCTCTCGCCGGAGCTTCTGCTCGACAGTCCCAGCGGCGACCTGTTCGGCATGACGCAGAATGCGGGAATGGGCTGGGATCCCTCCCAGTTGCTGCGCGACCAATACCTGATCCTGAGCACCATGGGAGGCATCCGGGCGGAAGACGGCCGGCCGATTGCTCTGGGCTATCACACGGGGCATTGGGAAGTCGGCCTCTTGATGCAGGCAGCGGCAGCAGAATTGACCTGCCTCGAGAAGATCCCCTTCGCCGCCTACTGCTCGGACCCCTGCGACGGTCGGTCGCAGGGGACGACGGCGATGATGGACAGCCTGCCGTATCGCAACGACGCAGCAATCGTGATGAAGCGTCTGATTCGCTCGCTCCCGCTGCGGAAGGGCGTCATAGGCGTCGCTACCTGCGACAAGGGCCTGCCGGCGACGATGCTCGCACTGGCCGCAATGAAGAATCTCCCCTCCGTCATCATCCCGGGAGGCGTGACGCTGCCGCCGACAGTCGGTGAAGATGCCGGAAAGGTACAGGCCATCGGTGCGCGTTACGCCCATGGCGAAATTGATCTCCACTACGCGGCCGAAATGGGCTGCAAGGCGTGCGGTTCGGCCGGAGGCGGCTGCCAGTTCCTCGGAACCGCGGCGACTTCTCAAGTCGTCGCCGAGGCCTTGGGAATGTCACTTCCGCACAGCGCGCTCGCGCCGTCGGGCCAGCCGATCTGGATCGATCTCGCGAAGCAGTCGGCCCGGGCCGTCGTCGACCTCGAACAGCGAGGCCTGACGATGGCCCACATTCTCACGGATGCCGCGCTGCACAACGCGATGGTGCTGCACGCTGCGGTTGGGGGCTCGACAAACCTCCTCCTCCACATTCCGGCAATCGCGTTTGAAGCGGGTCTGCGACGCCCGACCGTCGACGATTGGAGCCAGATCAATCGTCGCGTTCCACGGATTGTGGACGTGCTGCCGAACGGACCTGTCGGCCATCCGACGGTCCGCCTGTTCCTCGCCGGAGGCGTTCCGGAGGTGATGCTGCACATGCGGGCGCTCGGGCTGCTGAAACTCGAAGCGCTCACCGCGACCGGCCAGTGCCTGGGCGACGTCCTCGAATGGTGGGAGAAGTCGGATCGACGGCAGTTGTTCCGCGAACGCCTGCGATCGCAGGACAACGTCGACCCGGATGATGTGATCTATCCTCCCGAAAAGGCGCGGGCACGTGGTCTCACCAGCACCGTGACGTTTCCCACCGGCAACCTTGCACCGGAAGGCTCCGTGATCAAGAGCACGGCAATTGACCCGACGGTCGTCGATGCCGATGGCGTTTACCGCAAACTCGGGCCCGCCCGCGTCTTCACGACCGAACGAGACGCCGTCGCCGCCATCAAGGGACGTCGCGGGACCGCCATCAAGCCGGGCGACGTGATCGTCCTGATCTGCCGCGGTCCGCTGGGATCCGGAATGGAAGAGACCTACCAGATTACGTCGGCTCTGAAGTTCCTTCCGTTCGGGAAGCACGTGGCAGTCATTACGGACGCACGGTTTTCAGGCGTCTCGACAGGGGCGTGCATCGGCCATGTCGGGCCGGAAGCACTGGCCGGCGGGCCGATCGGCAAGCTGCGTGACGGTGACCTGATCGAGATTGAGATCAACCGGAATTCGCTGCACGGGACGATCAATTTCGTAGGCGCGCCTGAAGCCCGGGTGACGCATGAACAGGGGGCCGAAATTCTGGCCGGCCGCGATCCCGCCGTCACGCTGCACGCCGATCCCGAGCTTCCCCCCGAAACAAAACTCTGGGCCCTGCTCACTCAACTCAGCGGCGGCACCTGGGGCGGCTGTGTTTATGACACCGACGCCGTCGCTGGTGCGCTACAGATGTCCGCCGTGCGCACTGCGCCGCCCGCGTGA
- a CDS encoding DUF6677 family protein, translating into MTDSRIRLRAPVLAAILTFILPGLGHLFQGRVFKGLVYGVCITGMFLYGSALAEWKAIQAPPFEYRMKNRTLLALKYAAQFGMGTPAVAALLQTRRYLSDENRIPRTLAAPITAPFEGTFTTYPTDAGRLDTPVKGTLSLETVQGGFGETIGGKFTGSTGDGKQVELTLKESVDLDRPIAADWNRHVSGDAHQSDGTSGQLNGSIPRPLTNWFGAPLDDTEEQELEGRLGKWHELAVVLTWIAGLLNMLAIWDALEGPAYGYNDDPHGGPQPDSGPAPGKKPAAKPAATAV; encoded by the coding sequence ATGACCGACTCCCGCATCAGGCTCCGAGCTCCGGTTCTGGCCGCCATCCTGACCTTCATCCTTCCCGGCCTGGGACACCTGTTTCAGGGCCGGGTCTTCAAGGGGCTGGTCTACGGCGTCTGCATCACGGGGATGTTCCTCTATGGTTCTGCTCTCGCCGAATGGAAGGCGATCCAGGCCCCGCCGTTCGAATACCGGATGAAGAACCGGACGTTGCTGGCCCTGAAATACGCGGCCCAGTTCGGCATGGGCACTCCCGCGGTCGCTGCCCTGCTGCAGACGCGGCGCTACCTCAGCGACGAAAACCGCATTCCCCGCACCCTCGCTGCTCCCATCACGGCCCCGTTCGAAGGAACGTTCACGACGTATCCCACCGACGCCGGCCGGCTCGATACCCCAGTCAAAGGGACGCTGTCCCTCGAGACCGTTCAGGGAGGCTTCGGCGAGACCATCGGCGGCAAGTTCACGGGCTCGACTGGCGACGGTAAGCAGGTCGAGCTCACGTTGAAGGAAAGCGTCGACCTCGATCGCCCGATCGCGGCCGACTGGAACCGCCACGTCAGCGGCGATGCCCACCAGTCGGACGGGACTTCCGGGCAGCTGAACGGTTCCATTCCGCGTCCGCTCACGAACTGGTTCGGCGCTCCGCTCGACGACACCGAGGAACAGGAACTGGAAGGGCGTCTTGGAAAGTGGCATGAACTGGCCGTGGTCCTGACCTGGATCGCGGGCCTGCTCAACATGCTCGCCATCTGGGACGCCCTCGAAGGCCCGGCCTACGGATACAACGACGATCCCCACGGCGGCCCGCAACCGGACAGCGGACCGGCCCCCGGCAAGAAGCCGGCCGCAAAGCCTGCAGCCACGGCGGTGTGA